A window from Pseudoliparis swirei isolate HS2019 ecotype Mariana Trench chromosome 17, NWPU_hadal_v1, whole genome shotgun sequence encodes these proteins:
- the zdhhc16a gene encoding palmitoyltransferase ZDHHC16A isoform X3 has product MRWFLSSTLHQLRCVRLRSCTRRGGRNTLPLWIRAIWAYLRLLVQSLYFSSLTDSDVVFDSVFEPIFWTVDYVTRWFGTMFVFLVVVLTSSILVIVYLILLPMIISTYPPIWVAWHLCYGHWNLVMIVFHYYKATKTAPGYPPTEKNDSPFVSVCKKCIIPKPARTHHCGICNRCILKMDHHCPWLNNCVGHLNHRYFFSFCLSLALGCVYCSISGRYMFLDAYNALEHFKHLDVEKSGVPVTGMGVLIGLLPPGQTNYQTAAPTYTFKEKMIHKSIIYMWVLTSTVSVTLGSLTMWHAILISRGETSIERHTNSKETKRMANRGRIYKNPFNYGKLNNWKIFLGVGKTSHWLTRVLLPSGHTPPGDGLTWDAFPVKKDLIPV; this is encoded by the exons ATGCGGTGGTTTCTTAGCTCAACGCTCCACCAGCTGCGGTGTGTACGGTTAAGGTCATGtaccaggagaggaggaaggaacaCGCTGCCTTTGTGGATTAGGGCAATATGGGCTTACTTGAGACTGCTGGTACAGTCATTGTACTTCAGCTCTCTTACAGACTCAGATGTGGTTTTCGACTCAGTCTTTGAACCGATATTTTGGACTGTGGATTATGTCACACGCTGGTTCGGCACG atgtttgtttttctggtggtggtgctgaCAAGCTCCATTTTGGTAATAGTGTATCTGATCCTACTGCCTATGATCATAAGCACATACCCTCCTATATGGGTGGCTTGGCACCTTTGCTATGGACACTGGAACCTCGTCATGATTGTTTTCCATTACTACAAGGCCACCAAGACTGCCCCTGGGTACCCCCCTACA GAAAAAAATGACAGTCCGTTTGTATCGGTTTGCAAAAAATGCATCATTCCCAAACCAGCAAGAACACACCACTGTGGTATCTGTAACAG gtGCATTCTGAAAATGGACCATCATTGTC CCTGGCTGAATAACTGCGTGGGCCATTTAAACCACCGttatttcttctccttctgcctCTCGCTGGCCTTGGGCTGCGTCTACTGTAGCATCAGTGGACGGTACATGTTCCTAGATGCATACAATGCTCTTGAG CACTTCAAGCATCTGGATGTTGAAAAGTCAGGGGTACCAGTAACCGGGATGGGAGTTCTTATCGGGCTTCTCCCCCCTGGTCAG ACCAACTATCAGACAGCTGCACCGACGTACACCTTTAAGGAGAAGATGATTCATAAGAGCATCATCTACATGTGGGTGCTTACCAG CACTGTGTCAGTGACCCTGGGATCTCTGACCATGTGGCACGCAATCCTCATATCCAGAGGAGAGACCAGCATCGAAAGACACACTAACAGCAAAGAAACAAAGCGAATGGCCAACCGAGGACGG ATATACAAAAACCCTTTTAACTATGGTAAGCTGAATAACTGGAAGATCTTCTTGGGCGTGGGAAAGACAAG TCACTGGTTGACACGCGTTCTCCTTCCATCTGGACACACCCCACCTGGTGATGGCTTGACATGGGACGCCTTCCCTGTTAAAAAGGATTTAATACCAGTATGA
- the mettl18 gene encoding histidine protein methyltransferase 1 homolog — protein sequence MSFCFNFDVPTHDPDDVAGNELQNGKKDNAAKHKEEDAKPAEPVKEAKEHQPPSDPEFLLRDAVTETVTIGTLPPLHFLNETVFEKTASEREDEEKILSRTVEQRSDLISGVYEGGLKVWECTYDLLELIEKDGETFGGKAVLDLGCGAGLLGMLALQRGARQIHFQDYNSTVIEQLTVPNVILNCQENDEVDSGDDKEGRAQGEVQEDDSCKKEGKEVKDGNPPAKKRAADLSQHDSLAKCRFFSGDWSTFLALVKKEEPQPKYDIIFSSETIYNTAYYPALHETLHKLLAPDGLVYIATKSHYFGVGGGLHLFETFVEQRGIFSLDHLWDSEEGLQRHVVVLRFRKSKEHMNN from the exons atgtcattttgttttaaCTTCGACGTCCCGACACACGATCCGGACGACGTGGCTGGAAATGAACTGCAAAATGGAAAGAAAGATAATGCTGCGAAACAT aaggaggaggatgccaAACCAGCAGAGCCAGTAAAAGAGGCCAAAGAGCACCAGCCGCCATCTGACCCAGAGTTCCTCCTGAGGGATGCTGTCACTGAAACGGTTACCATCGGAACTCTTCCCCCCCTTCACTTCCTTAATGAGACCGTTTTTGAAAAGACGgcgtcagagagagaggacgaggagaaaaTTCTCTCTCGCACCGTGGAGCAGAGGTCCGATCTCATCTCTGGCGTGTACGAGGGAGGGCTTAAGGTGTGGGAGTGCACATACGACCTTCTGGAGCTGATTGAGAAAGACGGAGAGACCTTTGGGGGGAAGGCTGTTTTGGATTTGGGCTGCGGTGCAGGGCTGTTGGGGATGTTGGCTCTGCAAAGAGGAGCCAGGCAGATCCACTTCCAAGATTACAACAGTACCGTTATTGAACAGCTCACAGTGCCGAATGTCATACTAAACTGCCAAGAGAATGACGAAGTAGACAGTGGAGATGACAAAGAAGGGAGGGCCCAGGGGGAAGTACAGGAGGATGACAGTTGTAAAAAGGAGGGGAAAGAGGTAAAAGATGGCAACCCACCAGCTAAGAAGAGAGCTGCAGACCTTTCCCAGCACGATTCACTCGCCAAGTGTCGCTTCTTCTCTGGCGACTGGAGCACTTTTCTTGCTTTGGTTAAAAAGGAGGAGCCACAACCCAAATATGACATTATATTCTCCTCAGAGACTATCTACAACACCGCATACTACCCGGCGCTACACGAGACCCTCCACAAACTGCTGGCGCCAGATGGACTGGTCTACATCGCCACCAAATCCCACTATTTCGGTGTAGGTGGTGGACTGCACCTGTTTGAGACATTTGTGGAGCAGAGGGGTATTTTCTCTTTGGATCACCTGTGGGACAGTGAAGAAGGACTTCAGAGGCATGTCGTCGTCCTTCGTTTTAGAAAGAGCAAAGAGCACATGAATAATTAA
- the zdhhc16a gene encoding palmitoyltransferase ZDHHC16A isoform X1, with product MAYLIALSFNSRALHDAVKLNVATDKVCAYYRCRMRWFLSSTLHQLRCVRLRSCTRRGGRNTLPLWIRAIWAYLRLLVQSLYFSSLTDSDVVFDSVFEPIFWTVDYVTRWFGTMFVFLVVVLTSSILVIVYLILLPMIISTYPPIWVAWHLCYGHWNLVMIVFHYYKATKTAPGYPPTEKNDSPFVSVCKKCIIPKPARTHHCGICNRCILKMDHHCPWLNNCVGHLNHRYFFSFCLSLALGCVYCSISGRYMFLDAYNALEHFKHLDVEKSGVPVTGMGVLIGLLPPGQTNYQTAAPTYTFKEKMIHKSIIYMWVLTSTVSVTLGSLTMWHAILISRGETSIERHTNSKETKRMANRGRIYKNPFNYGKLNNWKIFLGVGKTSHWLTRVLLPSGHTPPGDGLTWDAFPVKKDLIPV from the exons ATGGCTTACCTAATTGCCTTGTCTTTTAATAGCAGAGCATTGCATGATGCTGTGAAGCTGAACGTTGCTACTGACAAG GTGTGTGCATATTACAGATGCAGAATGCGGTGGTTTCTTAGCTCAACGCTCCACCAGCTGCGGTGTGTACGGTTAAGGTCATGtaccaggagaggaggaaggaacaCGCTGCCTTTGTGGATTAGGGCAATATGGGCTTACTTGAGACTGCTGGTACAGTCATTGTACTTCAGCTCTCTTACAGACTCAGATGTGGTTTTCGACTCAGTCTTTGAACCGATATTTTGGACTGTGGATTATGTCACACGCTGGTTCGGCACG atgtttgtttttctggtggtggtgctgaCAAGCTCCATTTTGGTAATAGTGTATCTGATCCTACTGCCTATGATCATAAGCACATACCCTCCTATATGGGTGGCTTGGCACCTTTGCTATGGACACTGGAACCTCGTCATGATTGTTTTCCATTACTACAAGGCCACCAAGACTGCCCCTGGGTACCCCCCTACA GAAAAAAATGACAGTCCGTTTGTATCGGTTTGCAAAAAATGCATCATTCCCAAACCAGCAAGAACACACCACTGTGGTATCTGTAACAG gtGCATTCTGAAAATGGACCATCATTGTC CCTGGCTGAATAACTGCGTGGGCCATTTAAACCACCGttatttcttctccttctgcctCTCGCTGGCCTTGGGCTGCGTCTACTGTAGCATCAGTGGACGGTACATGTTCCTAGATGCATACAATGCTCTTGAG CACTTCAAGCATCTGGATGTTGAAAAGTCAGGGGTACCAGTAACCGGGATGGGAGTTCTTATCGGGCTTCTCCCCCCTGGTCAG ACCAACTATCAGACAGCTGCACCGACGTACACCTTTAAGGAGAAGATGATTCATAAGAGCATCATCTACATGTGGGTGCTTACCAG CACTGTGTCAGTGACCCTGGGATCTCTGACCATGTGGCACGCAATCCTCATATCCAGAGGAGAGACCAGCATCGAAAGACACACTAACAGCAAAGAAACAAAGCGAATGGCCAACCGAGGACGG ATATACAAAAACCCTTTTAACTATGGTAAGCTGAATAACTGGAAGATCTTCTTGGGCGTGGGAAAGACAAG TCACTGGTTGACACGCGTTCTCCTTCCATCTGGACACACCCCACCTGGTGATGGCTTGACATGGGACGCCTTCCCTGTTAAAAAGGATTTAATACCAGTATGA
- the zdhhc16a gene encoding palmitoyltransferase ZDHHC16A isoform X2 produces MLSYKNNSTAKRSKLTCSQIPRLVCAYYRCRMRWFLSSTLHQLRCVRLRSCTRRGGRNTLPLWIRAIWAYLRLLVQSLYFSSLTDSDVVFDSVFEPIFWTVDYVTRWFGTMFVFLVVVLTSSILVIVYLILLPMIISTYPPIWVAWHLCYGHWNLVMIVFHYYKATKTAPGYPPTEKNDSPFVSVCKKCIIPKPARTHHCGICNRCILKMDHHCPWLNNCVGHLNHRYFFSFCLSLALGCVYCSISGRYMFLDAYNALEHFKHLDVEKSGVPVTGMGVLIGLLPPGQTNYQTAAPTYTFKEKMIHKSIIYMWVLTSTVSVTLGSLTMWHAILISRGETSIERHTNSKETKRMANRGRIYKNPFNYGKLNNWKIFLGVGKTSHWLTRVLLPSGHTPPGDGLTWDAFPVKKDLIPV; encoded by the exons ATGTTGAGTTATAAAAACAATTCAACTGCCAAAAGATCCAAGTTGACTTGCTCCCAGATTCCGCGTTTG GTGTGTGCATATTACAGATGCAGAATGCGGTGGTTTCTTAGCTCAACGCTCCACCAGCTGCGGTGTGTACGGTTAAGGTCATGtaccaggagaggaggaaggaacaCGCTGCCTTTGTGGATTAGGGCAATATGGGCTTACTTGAGACTGCTGGTACAGTCATTGTACTTCAGCTCTCTTACAGACTCAGATGTGGTTTTCGACTCAGTCTTTGAACCGATATTTTGGACTGTGGATTATGTCACACGCTGGTTCGGCACG atgtttgtttttctggtggtggtgctgaCAAGCTCCATTTTGGTAATAGTGTATCTGATCCTACTGCCTATGATCATAAGCACATACCCTCCTATATGGGTGGCTTGGCACCTTTGCTATGGACACTGGAACCTCGTCATGATTGTTTTCCATTACTACAAGGCCACCAAGACTGCCCCTGGGTACCCCCCTACA GAAAAAAATGACAGTCCGTTTGTATCGGTTTGCAAAAAATGCATCATTCCCAAACCAGCAAGAACACACCACTGTGGTATCTGTAACAG gtGCATTCTGAAAATGGACCATCATTGTC CCTGGCTGAATAACTGCGTGGGCCATTTAAACCACCGttatttcttctccttctgcctCTCGCTGGCCTTGGGCTGCGTCTACTGTAGCATCAGTGGACGGTACATGTTCCTAGATGCATACAATGCTCTTGAG CACTTCAAGCATCTGGATGTTGAAAAGTCAGGGGTACCAGTAACCGGGATGGGAGTTCTTATCGGGCTTCTCCCCCCTGGTCAG ACCAACTATCAGACAGCTGCACCGACGTACACCTTTAAGGAGAAGATGATTCATAAGAGCATCATCTACATGTGGGTGCTTACCAG CACTGTGTCAGTGACCCTGGGATCTCTGACCATGTGGCACGCAATCCTCATATCCAGAGGAGAGACCAGCATCGAAAGACACACTAACAGCAAAGAAACAAAGCGAATGGCCAACCGAGGACGG ATATACAAAAACCCTTTTAACTATGGTAAGCTGAATAACTGGAAGATCTTCTTGGGCGTGGGAAAGACAAG TCACTGGTTGACACGCGTTCTCCTTCCATCTGGACACACCCCACCTGGTGATGGCTTGACATGGGACGCCTTCCCTGTTAAAAAGGATTTAATACCAGTATGA
- the zdhhc16a gene encoding palmitoyltransferase ZDHHC16A isoform X4 gives MAYLIALSFNSRALHDAVKLNVATDKMFVFLVVVLTSSILVIVYLILLPMIISTYPPIWVAWHLCYGHWNLVMIVFHYYKATKTAPGYPPTEKNDSPFVSVCKKCIIPKPARTHHCGICNRCILKMDHHCPWLNNCVGHLNHRYFFSFCLSLALGCVYCSISGRYMFLDAYNALEHFKHLDVEKSGVPVTGMGVLIGLLPPGQTNYQTAAPTYTFKEKMIHKSIIYMWVLTSTVSVTLGSLTMWHAILISRGETSIERHTNSKETKRMANRGRIYKNPFNYGKLNNWKIFLGVGKTSHWLTRVLLPSGHTPPGDGLTWDAFPVKKDLIPV, from the exons ATGGCTTACCTAATTGCCTTGTCTTTTAATAGCAGAGCATTGCATGATGCTGTGAAGCTGAACGTTGCTACTGACAAG atgtttgtttttctggtggtggtgctgaCAAGCTCCATTTTGGTAATAGTGTATCTGATCCTACTGCCTATGATCATAAGCACATACCCTCCTATATGGGTGGCTTGGCACCTTTGCTATGGACACTGGAACCTCGTCATGATTGTTTTCCATTACTACAAGGCCACCAAGACTGCCCCTGGGTACCCCCCTACA GAAAAAAATGACAGTCCGTTTGTATCGGTTTGCAAAAAATGCATCATTCCCAAACCAGCAAGAACACACCACTGTGGTATCTGTAACAG gtGCATTCTGAAAATGGACCATCATTGTC CCTGGCTGAATAACTGCGTGGGCCATTTAAACCACCGttatttcttctccttctgcctCTCGCTGGCCTTGGGCTGCGTCTACTGTAGCATCAGTGGACGGTACATGTTCCTAGATGCATACAATGCTCTTGAG CACTTCAAGCATCTGGATGTTGAAAAGTCAGGGGTACCAGTAACCGGGATGGGAGTTCTTATCGGGCTTCTCCCCCCTGGTCAG ACCAACTATCAGACAGCTGCACCGACGTACACCTTTAAGGAGAAGATGATTCATAAGAGCATCATCTACATGTGGGTGCTTACCAG CACTGTGTCAGTGACCCTGGGATCTCTGACCATGTGGCACGCAATCCTCATATCCAGAGGAGAGACCAGCATCGAAAGACACACTAACAGCAAAGAAACAAAGCGAATGGCCAACCGAGGACGG ATATACAAAAACCCTTTTAACTATGGTAAGCTGAATAACTGGAAGATCTTCTTGGGCGTGGGAAAGACAAG TCACTGGTTGACACGCGTTCTCCTTCCATCTGGACACACCCCACCTGGTGATGGCTTGACATGGGACGCCTTCCCTGTTAAAAAGGATTTAATACCAGTATGA